Proteins from a genomic interval of Nostoc sp. TCL240-02:
- a CDS encoding histidine triad nucleotide-binding protein encodes MSETTETIFSKIIRREIPVDIVYEDNLALAFKDIHPQAPVHILVIPKKPIPTLADAESQDHALLGHLLLTAKRVAEEAGLKNGYRVVINTGDDGGQTVYHLHLHILGGRQLDWPPG; translated from the coding sequence ATGAGTGAAACTACAGAAACGATTTTCAGCAAAATCATTCGTCGGGAAATCCCCGTTGATATTGTTTATGAGGATAATTTAGCCCTGGCCTTCAAAGACATTCACCCCCAAGCGCCTGTTCACATTCTCGTCATTCCTAAAAAACCCATTCCCACACTAGCTGATGCTGAATCTCAGGATCATGCTCTGTTGGGGCATCTTTTATTAACGGCCAAACGTGTTGCAGAAGAAGCTGGACTGAAAAACGGTTATCGAGTTGTGATCAATACTGGTGATGATGGTGGTCAGACTGTCTACCACTTACATTTGCATATTTTGGGAGGACGGCAATTAGACTGGCCCCCTGGTTGA
- the psbA gene encoding photosystem II q(b) protein produces MTTTLQQRSSANVWDRFCEWITSTNNRIYIGWFGVVMIPTLLAATACFVVAFIAAPPVDIDGIREPVAGSLIYGNNIISGAVVPSSNAIGLHFYPIWEAASLDEWLYNGGPYQLVVFHFLIGVFCYLGREWELSYRLGMRPWIAIAYSAPVAAATAVFLVYPIGQGSFSDGMPLGISGTFNFMIVFQAEHNILMHPFHQLGVAGVFGGSLFSAMHGSLVTSSLVRETTETESQNYGYKFGQEEETYNIVAAHGYFGRLIFQYASFNNSRSLHFFLAAWPVIGIWFTALGVSTMAFNLNGFNFNQSIIDSEGRVIATWADVINRANLGMEVMHERNAHNFPLDLASAESAPVALTAPAING; encoded by the coding sequence ATGACAACAACCTTACAGCAGCGCTCAAGCGCCAACGTATGGGATCGATTCTGTGAATGGATCACCAGCACCAACAACCGGATTTACATTGGTTGGTTCGGCGTAGTCATGATACCCACCTTGCTAGCCGCAACAGCTTGCTTCGTAGTCGCCTTCATCGCTGCACCACCAGTAGACATCGATGGAATCCGCGAACCAGTAGCAGGTTCTTTGATTTACGGAAACAATATCATCTCCGGTGCAGTAGTACCTTCCTCCAACGCCATCGGTTTGCACTTCTACCCAATTTGGGAAGCAGCATCCTTAGATGAGTGGTTGTACAACGGTGGTCCTTACCAATTGGTAGTATTCCACTTCCTGATTGGCGTATTCTGCTACTTAGGTCGTGAATGGGAACTATCCTACCGCTTAGGTATGCGTCCTTGGATTGCAATTGCATATTCTGCACCTGTTGCAGCAGCAACCGCAGTATTCTTGGTATACCCAATCGGACAAGGTTCCTTCTCAGACGGTATGCCTTTAGGAATCTCAGGAACATTCAACTTCATGATCGTGTTCCAAGCAGAACACAACATCTTGATGCACCCCTTCCACCAACTAGGTGTAGCTGGTGTATTCGGCGGAAGCTTGTTCAGTGCAATGCACGGTTCACTAGTAACCTCATCTTTGGTTCGTGAAACAACTGAGACTGAATCACAAAACTACGGTTACAAATTCGGTCAAGAAGAAGAAACCTACAACATCGTTGCAGCCCACGGCTACTTCGGTCGTCTAATCTTCCAATACGCTTCCTTCAACAACAGCCGTTCACTGCACTTCTTCCTCGCAGCGTGGCCTGTAATCGGCATCTGGTTCACCGCCTTGGGTGTAAGCACAATGGCGTTCAACTTGAACGGTTTCAACTTCAACCAATCAATCATTGACTCTGAAGGTCGTGTGATTGCGACTTGGGCGGATGTAATCAACCGTGCTAACCTGGGTATGGAAGTAATGCACGAGCGTAACGCTCACAACTTCCCTCTAGATTTGGCATCTGCTGAATCTGCTCCTGTTGCTCTAACTGCTCCTGCTATTAACGGTTAA
- a CDS encoding DUF2237 family protein gives MIEAKNVIGGDLESCCTSPMTGFYRDGFCRTGGQDFGSHVVCAEVTIEFLEFTKSQGNDLSTPAPDFNFPGLKPGDRWCLCASRWQEAFEAGVAPPVILSATHARALEVVSLDELKKYAVTSS, from the coding sequence ATGATAGAAGCTAAAAACGTAATTGGTGGAGACTTAGAATCCTGCTGCACTTCTCCCATGACTGGGTTTTACCGCGACGGTTTTTGTCGCACAGGTGGTCAGGATTTCGGATCGCACGTCGTATGTGCAGAAGTGACCATAGAATTTTTAGAGTTCACCAAATCACAGGGGAACGATTTAAGTACACCTGCTCCTGATTTTAATTTTCCTGGATTGAAGCCTGGCGATCGCTGGTGTTTGTGTGCTTCTCGCTGGCAAGAAGCTTTCGAAGCTGGTGTTGCTCCACCTGTCATCCTCTCTGCAACACATGCTAGAGCTTTGGAAGTGGTTTCTCTAGACGAATTGAAAAAATATGCTGTAACTTCTTCTTGA
- a CDS encoding response regulator, protein MQMEPKVNILLVDDKLENLLALEAILEKLGENLVRATSGEEALRCLLHQDFAVILLDVQMPGMDGFETATLIRNRGRSRHTPIIFLTAFSTSDQMLFKGYALGAVDYLLKPLDPNILTSKVTVFVELFKKTEAVKIQAAQLVAVNAELRQSEERLRSLSTCSPVGIFEIDTEGGCRYTNPRYQIICGLKAAESLEKSWLESIHPEDRERAVGSWSKYICEGRDYSEEFRFQTTHGIARWVQVRSSPMLSGQGELLGYVGTLEDITERKQAEEVRAQVIREQTARQEAEAANRMKDEFLAVLSHELRTPLTSMLGWSKILRSKKLDEKATSRALEAIERNAISQMQLIEDILDVSRIIRGQLRLNVSAVNLISVMEAALEAVRPLAEPKEIQLTTVLDTSVGSVYGDPARLQQIVWNLLTNAIKFTPKGGRVEVNLSIVCGEEQQTTQKYAQIQVIDTGIGISSEFLPKVFERFRQADSTTTRSHNGLGLGLAIVRHLVELHKGTIFAHSLGSGQGATFTVKLPLLQNNRENRVNRETTGEISSSVASTPLAGLRVLVVDDEADTRNFLSFMFEEYGAFATAVASVDEALAVVEQAKPDILISDIGMSEQDGYTLIRKLRSLEAEKGGCIPAIALTAYTREEDRLEALSAGFQQHLSKPIDPTKLIAMVASILKLPVEVAVN, encoded by the coding sequence ATGCAGATGGAACCCAAAGTAAACATCCTCCTAGTGGATGATAAACTAGAAAATTTGCTAGCACTAGAAGCAATCCTGGAAAAACTGGGAGAGAATCTGGTGAGAGCTACTTCTGGAGAAGAAGCTTTGAGGTGTCTGCTACATCAAGACTTCGCAGTAATTTTGCTAGATGTGCAAATGCCAGGGATGGATGGGTTTGAAACTGCTACCTTAATTCGGAATCGGGGGCGATCGCGTCATACCCCAATTATCTTTCTTACCGCCTTTAGTACCAGCGACCAAATGCTGTTTAAAGGTTATGCTTTGGGTGCAGTTGATTATTTACTTAAACCATTAGATCCCAATATTTTGACTTCCAAAGTCACAGTATTCGTAGAACTATTTAAGAAAACAGAAGCCGTCAAGATACAAGCAGCGCAATTGGTAGCTGTGAATGCGGAACTCAGGCAAAGTGAAGAACGATTGCGATCGCTAAGTACTTGTTCACCCGTCGGCATTTTTGAAATTGATACTGAAGGGGGATGTAGATATACAAATCCTCGCTATCAAATAATTTGTGGCTTAAAAGCAGCAGAGAGTTTAGAAAAAAGCTGGCTAGAATCAATTCATCCAGAAGATAGAGAACGAGCAGTTGGCAGTTGGTCTAAATACATTTGTGAAGGTCGTGATTACTCTGAAGAGTTTCGCTTTCAAACTACTCATGGCATCGCTCGTTGGGTTCAGGTTCGCTCATCACCGATGCTTTCCGGTCAAGGAGAATTACTGGGATATGTAGGCACTCTCGAAGATATTACTGAACGCAAGCAAGCAGAAGAAGTCCGCGCTCAAGTAATTAGAGAACAGACTGCAAGGCAAGAAGCAGAAGCAGCAAATCGAATGAAAGATGAATTTCTTGCCGTTCTCTCCCATGAACTTCGTACACCCCTCACCTCAATGCTGGGTTGGTCAAAAATTCTCCGCTCTAAGAAACTTGACGAGAAAGCAACTTCCCGCGCCCTAGAAGCCATTGAACGCAATGCCATATCTCAGATGCAATTAATTGAAGATATCTTAGATGTATCTCGGATTATCCGTGGACAGTTGCGGTTAAATGTGTCTGCGGTAAATCTTATTTCAGTCATGGAGGCAGCCTTAGAAGCAGTGCGTCCCCTAGCAGAGCCAAAAGAGATTCAATTAACTACTGTCTTAGATACTTCAGTCGGTTCAGTTTATGGCGATCCAGCGCGGTTACAACAAATAGTATGGAATCTCCTAACTAATGCCATTAAATTTACCCCAAAGGGCGGTAGGGTAGAAGTGAATCTGTCAATAGTCTGTGGTGAAGAACAACAAACAACTCAAAAATATGCCCAAATTCAAGTTATTGATACGGGCATAGGCATCAGTTCTGAATTCTTACCAAAAGTTTTCGAGCGTTTCCGGCAAGCAGACAGCACCACAACGCGATCACACAATGGACTAGGACTAGGGTTAGCAATCGTCCGTCATTTAGTCGAACTGCACAAGGGTACAATCTTTGCCCACAGTTTAGGCAGTGGACAAGGAGCAACCTTTACTGTGAAATTGCCACTGCTACAAAACAATAGAGAGAATAGGGTAAATAGAGAAACCACAGGAGAAATTTCTTCTTCTGTGGCATCGACACCTCTTGCTGGATTAAGAGTTTTAGTTGTAGATGATGAAGCAGATACCCGTAACTTTCTCAGTTTTATGTTTGAGGAATATGGAGCTTTTGCCACTGCGGTAGCATCAGTTGATGAAGCCTTAGCAGTCGTTGAACAAGCAAAACCAGATATCCTGATTAGCGACATCGGTATGTCAGAGCAAGATGGTTATACGCTGATTCGGAAACTGCGCTCTTTAGAAGCAGAAAAAGGTGGATGTATTCCTGCGATCGCTTTAACAGCCTATACGCGAGAAGAAGACCGCTTAGAAGCGCTTTCAGCAGGGTTTCAGCAGCATTTATCTAAGCCAATAGACCCCACTAAATTAATTGCTATGGTTGCCAGTATATTAAAACTACCTGTGGAAGTTGCAGTTAATTAG
- a CDS encoding chemotaxis protein CheB, translating to MSFKIVVIGTSLGGLSALKIILGQLPADFLVPIAIVQHRHKESNNTLQELLQEFTPLPIREVEDKDEILPGHIYLAPADYHLLVEPGHFALSTDEPVSYARPSIDVLFESAADVYTQQVIGVILTGANQDGMQGLKKIKAWGGITIVQEPTTAESDIMPEAAISAVTVDWILTLSNIASQMVKLCHSSRK from the coding sequence GTGTCGTTTAAAATTGTGGTAATTGGTACTTCTTTAGGCGGATTATCAGCATTAAAAATTATCTTGGGTCAGTTACCAGCAGATTTCTTAGTGCCGATCGCGATCGTGCAACACCGTCACAAGGAATCTAACAACACACTCCAAGAGTTATTGCAAGAATTTACTCCGCTACCGATTCGAGAAGTGGAAGACAAAGACGAAATACTGCCAGGACATATCTATCTAGCCCCAGCAGATTATCACTTATTGGTTGAACCAGGTCACTTTGCTCTTTCGACTGATGAGCCAGTTTCTTATGCCAGACCATCTATTGATGTGTTGTTTGAGTCAGCAGCCGATGTCTACACCCAGCAAGTTATTGGTGTAATATTGACAGGAGCAAATCAAGATGGTATGCAAGGTCTTAAGAAAATAAAAGCGTGGGGAGGAATAACTATCGTACAGGAACCTACTACAGCTGAGAGCGATATTATGCCAGAAGCAGCAATTTCTGCTGTTACAGTAGACTGGATTTTGACACTCTCAAACATAGCTTCCCAAATGGTCAAGCTCTGTCACTCATCACGGAAATAA
- a CDS encoding DUF2231 domain-containing protein, which translates to MLEYFTSLNDHNLPYPDTIHPIVVHFVIAMVLFSFFCDVVGYFTGKSSLFEVSWWNMLVATIAIFVAIIFGQFEAGLAQPYSLAKSVLNLHTLIGWSLSGIITAITAWRYVIRSRNPQKVPIYYLGAGLFLTLIVGLQVYLGDELVWVYGLHTVPVVEAVKDGLLR; encoded by the coding sequence ATGCTTGAGTATTTTACATCATTGAACGACCACAATTTACCCTACCCAGATACGATTCATCCCATCGTTGTCCACTTCGTAATTGCAATGGTCTTGTTTTCGTTTTTCTGCGATGTAGTTGGCTATTTTACTGGTAAATCCAGTCTTTTTGAGGTGAGTTGGTGGAATATGTTAGTTGCCACCATCGCCATCTTCGTCGCGATCATTTTTGGTCAGTTTGAAGCAGGTTTAGCACAACCTTATAGCCTAGCTAAATCGGTACTAAATTTGCATACGCTGATTGGTTGGTCGCTTTCGGGAATCATCACAGCGATTACAGCTTGGCGCTATGTAATTCGTTCCCGGAATCCGCAAAAAGTACCAATTTATTATTTAGGAGCCGGACTATTTTTAACTTTAATAGTTGGCTTGCAAGTATATCTCGGAGATGAACTTGTTTGGGTGTATGGATTGCATACAGTGCCAGTTGTGGAAGCAGTAAAGGATGGTCTGTTGCGATGA
- a CDS encoding DUF2231 domain-containing protein, translated as MNSELIDQLSGSLGANGLPYTIPIHPNLVHLTIGLFIIGMTFDIVGVLFPFEKWVFKFLAITVERDNLFDVGWYNMLAASIITFFTVAAGFYEMLLATPPADMKSTWGLQAMETMLWHGVGGVFLLALIVVLTIWRGWQRFVWAKQEYKQTDREVQWIYLLAGIAIMFILYVHGTLGAQMAAEFGVHNTADNLLRSHQDLNTTLK; from the coding sequence ATGAACTCAGAATTAATTGACCAATTAAGCGGCTCTTTAGGCGCAAACGGATTACCTTACACAATTCCCATTCATCCCAACTTAGTCCATCTGACAATAGGTTTGTTCATCATTGGAATGACCTTTGATATTGTCGGTGTTCTGTTCCCCTTTGAAAAATGGGTCTTCAAATTTTTGGCAATTACTGTGGAACGTGACAACTTATTTGATGTTGGCTGGTACAACATGCTAGCTGCCAGCATCATCACATTTTTTACAGTGGCAGCAGGCTTTTATGAAATGCTGTTGGCAACACCACCAGCTGATATGAAAAGTACCTGGGGATTGCAGGCAATGGAAACTATGCTTTGGCATGGTGTGGGTGGTGTGTTCTTATTAGCACTGATTGTTGTCTTGACCATCTGGAGAGGATGGCAGCGCTTCGTTTGGGCCAAACAAGAATATAAACAGACAGATAGAGAAGTGCAATGGATTTATCTGTTGGCAGGCATAGCAATCATGTTCATTCTGTACGTCCACGGGACACTAGGGGCGCAAATGGCTGCCGAGTTTGGCGTACACAATACAGCAGATAATTTGCTGCGATCGCATCAAGACCTCAACACAACACTCAAATAA
- a CDS encoding cytochrome c oxidase subunit II produces MKIQKILNILTLLTGAIAVTVTSLWIGKQAYSWLPPQAAAESLLIDDLISFLVTLGAFIFLGVTSTLMYSVIFHRAVKDDFTDGPPIEGNIALEVVWTAIPILLVLWIAGYSYQVYEQMGIQGPSELVHLHNPLGMESAYAEAKDTPALAEPVEKIDVLAKQWVWVFHYPERDITSTELHLPSDRRIRLALKSQDVLHGFYIPAFRLKQDIIPNHAIDFEFTPIRPGKYSLTDSQYSGTYFATMQANVIVESPEDYQQWLAQTATQKPSLATNQAASEYAQTSNQSVQTGWVTVPPAAPPLVNSPG; encoded by the coding sequence ATGAAAATCCAGAAGATTTTAAATATTTTGACGCTGCTTACAGGCGCGATCGCAGTGACTGTTACGAGTCTTTGGATCGGAAAGCAGGCTTACTCCTGGCTTCCCCCCCAAGCAGCAGCCGAATCCCTACTAATTGATGATTTGATTAGTTTCTTAGTAACCCTCGGTGCTTTCATCTTCTTGGGAGTCACAAGTACTCTGATGTATTCTGTGATCTTCCATCGGGCAGTCAAAGATGACTTCACCGACGGCCCTCCAATTGAAGGTAATATCGCCCTAGAAGTTGTTTGGACAGCAATTCCAATTCTCTTAGTTTTGTGGATTGCAGGTTACAGCTACCAAGTTTACGAACAAATGGGAATTCAAGGCCCATCAGAATTAGTGCATCTGCATAATCCATTGGGAATGGAATCGGCTTATGCAGAAGCAAAAGATACTCCAGCCTTAGCTGAACCTGTCGAGAAAATTGACGTACTAGCTAAACAGTGGGTGTGGGTTTTTCATTACCCAGAAAGAGATATTACCAGTACCGAATTGCATTTACCTAGCGATCGCCGGATACGTTTAGCGCTAAAATCGCAAGACGTTCTCCACGGCTTCTATATACCTGCATTTCGCCTCAAGCAGGATATTATTCCCAACCATGCGATCGACTTTGAATTTACTCCCATCCGCCCTGGCAAATACAGCTTGACCGATTCCCAATATAGCGGTACATACTTTGCGACGATGCAGGCGAATGTAATCGTCGAATCTCCTGAAGATTATCAGCAATGGCTGGCTCAAACTGCAACCCAAAAGCCTTCTCTAGCAACTAATCAAGCAGCTTCTGAGTATGCCCAAACATCCAATCAATCAGTCCAAACTGGTTGGGTTACAGTTCCACCTGCTGCACCTCCTCTAGTCAATTCACCTGGTTGA
- the ctaD gene encoding cytochrome c oxidase subunit I codes for MTNVPIEGILLPNEKPNHESPGNWKEYFSFSTDHKVIGIQYLVTSFFFFLVGGIFAMVMRGELMTPESDLVDRTVYNGMFTMHGTVMLFLWTFPSLVGFANYLVPLMIGARDMAFPRLNAVAFWMVPVVGIIMMGSFFIPGGPAQAGWWAYPPVSLQNPTGNLINGQVLWLLAVAISGVSSIMGAVNFVTTIVKMRAPGMGFFRMPLFVWAVFSAQIIQLFGLPALTAGAVMLLLDLTAGTAFFDPARGGNPVMFQHYFWFYSHPAVYVIILPIFGIFSEIFPVYSRKPLFGYKVVAVSSILIAVVSGIVWVHHMYVSGTPGWLRLIFMLTTMFVSVPTGIKVFAWVATIWGGKLRLNTAMLFALGGLIMFVFAGITGIMLSSVPVDVHVNNTYFVVGHFHYVLYGTVTMGLFAAIYHWFPKMTGRMYSESWGKIHFWLAFIGTNLNFLPMHPLGLQGMLRRVASYAPEYQFWNVIASLGGFLLGMSTLPFIFNMVISWMQGEKAPNNPWRAIGLEWMVSSPPPVENFEEIPIIISEPYGYGKSEPLTANLSE; via the coding sequence ATGACTAATGTTCCTATTGAAGGTATTCTTCTTCCTAATGAGAAGCCTAACCACGAATCTCCGGGTAACTGGAAAGAATACTTCAGCTTTAGTACCGACCATAAGGTAATTGGTATCCAGTATCTCGTTACCTCCTTCTTCTTCTTTCTCGTTGGCGGCATCTTTGCGATGGTGATGCGGGGAGAACTGATGACACCCGAATCAGATTTAGTCGATCGCACTGTCTACAACGGTATGTTCACCATGCACGGCACTGTAATGCTGTTCTTGTGGACATTTCCTTCACTCGTTGGTTTTGCCAACTATTTAGTACCCCTGATGATTGGGGCACGAGATATGGCATTTCCCCGCCTAAATGCTGTTGCCTTTTGGATGGTGCCAGTAGTCGGAATTATCATGATGGGTAGCTTCTTTATACCTGGTGGCCCAGCCCAAGCAGGCTGGTGGGCTTACCCGCCAGTCAGTCTCCAGAATCCCACAGGTAACTTAATTAATGGTCAAGTACTCTGGCTGCTAGCCGTGGCAATATCCGGCGTATCCTCGATTATGGGGGCAGTGAACTTTGTCACCACCATCGTCAAGATGCGGGCCCCAGGCATGGGTTTCTTCAGAATGCCCTTGTTTGTCTGGGCAGTATTTAGCGCCCAAATTATCCAACTATTTGGACTACCTGCACTGACAGCAGGCGCAGTGATGCTACTACTCGACCTCACAGCTGGCACTGCGTTTTTCGACCCTGCCAGGGGTGGGAATCCAGTTATGTTCCAGCATTACTTCTGGTTCTACTCTCACCCCGCCGTTTACGTGATTATTTTGCCCATCTTCGGAATTTTCTCAGAAATCTTCCCAGTTTATTCACGTAAACCCTTATTTGGTTACAAAGTAGTTGCCGTTTCATCGATTTTGATTGCAGTAGTTAGCGGTATCGTTTGGGTACACCACATGTACGTCAGTGGTACACCAGGCTGGCTGCGGTTGATTTTCATGCTGACGACAATGTTTGTATCTGTTCCCACAGGAATTAAGGTATTTGCTTGGGTAGCAACGATTTGGGGCGGTAAACTGCGGCTAAATACCGCCATGCTGTTTGCCTTGGGCGGATTAATCATGTTTGTCTTTGCTGGCATCACAGGCATTATGCTTTCCTCTGTGCCCGTTGATGTCCACGTTAACAATACCTATTTTGTGGTGGGACACTTTCACTACGTCCTTTACGGCACTGTGACGATGGGCTTATTTGCCGCCATCTATCATTGGTTCCCCAAAATGACTGGTCGGATGTACTCTGAAAGCTGGGGTAAAATCCACTTCTGGTTAGCATTCATCGGTACTAACCTCAACTTTTTACCTATGCATCCCTTGGGATTGCAAGGAATGCTACGCCGAGTTGCTTCCTACGCCCCAGAGTATCAATTCTGGAATGTTATCGCTAGCTTGGGCGGATTTCTCTTAGGAATGTCCACCTTGCCTTTCATCTTCAACATGGTAATTTCTTGGATGCAAGGCGAGAAAGCACCCAATAATCCTTGGCGGGCAATTGGATTGGAGTGGATGGTTTCTTCTCCACCTCCAGTAGAAAATTTTGAAGAGATTCCCATCATCATCTCTGAACCCTACGGCTACGGCAAATCTGAACCGTTGACAGCCAACCTCTCTGAATAA
- a CDS encoding heme-copper oxidase subunit III: protein MDSYINSDELHHSGAEHTHDEEGNKMFGFIVFLLSESVIFLSFFAGYAIYKTTTPNWLPAGVSGLEVKEPTINTIILVASSFVIYLAERALQRHDLVKFRLFLLTTMAMGTYFLVGQAIEWNGLDFGFTTGVFGGTFYLLTGFHGLHVFTGILLQLIILVRSFIPGNYDTGHFGVNATSLFWHFVDVIWIILFILIYVWQ, encoded by the coding sequence ATGGATAGTTATATCAATTCAGATGAATTGCATCACTCAGGTGCAGAACATACCCACGACGAAGAAGGCAACAAAATGTTTGGCTTCATTGTCTTCCTTCTGTCTGAAAGCGTCATTTTCTTGAGTTTTTTCGCCGGATATGCCATTTACAAAACAACAACTCCTAACTGGCTACCGGCTGGTGTTTCGGGGCTAGAAGTAAAAGAACCGACAATCAACACGATAATTCTTGTCGCCAGTAGCTTTGTAATTTACTTAGCAGAACGCGCCCTGCAACGCCATGATTTAGTGAAATTTCGCCTGTTTCTCTTGACAACAATGGCGATGGGTACTTACTTTTTGGTTGGACAGGCGATTGAATGGAACGGCCTCGATTTTGGCTTCACCACAGGGGTATTTGGCGGGACATTTTACCTGCTAACAGGCTTCCACGGTTTGCACGTTTTCACCGGCATTCTGTTGCAGTTGATTATTTTGGTACGTTCTTTCATCCCTGGCAACTACGACACAGGCCACTTTGGTGTAAATGCAACCTCACTGTTTTGGCACTTTGTCGATGTTATCTGGATTATTTTGTTTATCCTCATCTACGTCTGGCAGTAA
- a CDS encoding protein-glutamate O-methyltransferase CheR, with the protein MTLPKPTLEDIEIHLLLEGVYQYYGYDFRDYALSSLKRRIHSFMQLEGLANISALQERLLHNRAYLERFLLALTVNVTSMFRDPSFYNTFRNQVVPFLQTYPFIRIWHAGCSTGEEVYSLAILLQEEGLYHRCRIYATDTNEKVLQSAKSGIFSLKLMQEYTHLYLKAGGKKSFSEYYTAAYDNAIFRSSLRENVVFAQHNLATDSSFNEFNVILCRNVLIYFNQVLQKRVHELFYNSLCTFGILGLGKQESIRFTSHEQHYEEIVKGEKLYKKIAGT; encoded by the coding sequence ATGACTTTGCCCAAACCTACCTTGGAGGATATCGAAATACATCTTCTCTTGGAAGGGGTATATCAGTATTACGGCTATGACTTCCGCGATTATGCTCTTTCCTCACTCAAGCGCCGCATTCACAGCTTCATGCAATTAGAGGGATTAGCTAATATTTCTGCCTTGCAAGAGCGTTTACTGCACAACCGTGCTTATTTGGAACGATTTTTGCTTGCTCTGACGGTGAATGTAACATCAATGTTTCGCGATCCTAGTTTTTATAACACCTTCAGAAATCAAGTTGTTCCCTTCTTGCAAACCTATCCGTTTATTCGCATCTGGCACGCTGGATGTTCCACGGGAGAAGAAGTCTACTCTTTGGCAATTTTACTACAAGAAGAAGGCCTTTATCACCGTTGCCGCATATATGCAACTGATACGAATGAGAAGGTATTACAAAGTGCTAAAAGTGGTATTTTTTCCCTGAAACTGATGCAGGAGTATACTCATCTTTACCTGAAAGCAGGCGGCAAAAAATCATTTTCAGAATATTATACAGCAGCTTATGATAATGCTATTTTCCGATCGTCTCTAAGAGAAAATGTCGTATTTGCCCAGCATAATTTAGCAACTGACAGTTCTTTTAATGAGTTTAATGTCATCCTTTGCCGTAATGTCCTGATATATTTCAATCAGGTACTTCAAAAGCGGGTACATGAACTATTTTATAATAGCCTCTGCACCTTTGGGATTTTGGGTTTAGGAAAACAAGAATCCATCAGATTTACCTCTCATGAACAGCACTATGAAGAGATTGTCAAAGGGGAAAAACTATATAAGAAAATAGCTGGTACTTAA
- a CDS encoding DUF2231 domain-containing protein gives METTDTTQTSSTPFPNIPPVIESNDSEYLDTGVPSTVAIAGHPLHPLSVIFPIAFLAAALGSDIGYWLTGDFFWARASLWLIGLGLAGGLLAAAIGLSDFLKIERVRKRTAGWVHLILNVSILVLSFINFLLRWGDAESRIVPWGLLISLVVGTLTSASGWFGAELSYRHKIGVVGAGSRRYP, from the coding sequence ATGGAAACTACAGACACAACGCAAACAAGTTCAACACCTTTCCCAAATATTCCACCAGTTATTGAAAGTAACGATAGTGAGTACCTGGATACTGGCGTACCTAGCACGGTTGCGATCGCAGGACATCCCCTACATCCCTTGAGTGTGATTTTCCCTATCGCCTTTTTAGCCGCCGCCTTGGGAAGTGACATTGGCTACTGGTTAACTGGTGATTTCTTTTGGGCTAGGGCTTCGCTATGGTTGATCGGACTCGGATTAGCTGGGGGTTTACTCGCAGCTGCGATCGGTCTGAGCGACTTTTTGAAAATTGAACGAGTTCGCAAGCGCACCGCCGGTTGGGTGCATTTGATCCTTAACGTTTCTATCCTAGTTTTATCATTCATCAACTTCCTTCTACGTTGGGGCGACGCTGAATCCCGAATAGTACCTTGGGGACTATTAATCTCGCTCGTTGTTGGTACACTAACCAGCGCTTCCGGCTGGTTCGGTGCTGAACTCTCCTATCGCCACAAAATCGGTGTAGTGGGCGCTGGTAGCAGAAGATATCCCTAA
- a CDS encoding DUF2809 domain-containing protein, translating into MLQHRNQTLFIIISILIVVPMGLLSKFYSGPAHQWFNDYGGDILYEIFWCLFAFWFFRSRTAIIQIPIWVFIITCILEFLQLWHTPLLNEIRTTLIGKLLLGTTFVWWDFPHYLLGCVLGWLWLRQLQKIGYAKKSQG; encoded by the coding sequence ATGCTTCAACATCGTAATCAAACACTATTTATTATTATTTCTATACTCATCGTTGTACCGATGGGTCTTTTGTCTAAGTTTTACAGTGGGCCTGCCCATCAGTGGTTTAATGACTACGGTGGAGATATACTTTATGAAATATTTTGGTGTCTATTTGCATTTTGGTTTTTTAGAAGTCGAACGGCGATAATCCAAATTCCTATATGGGTTTTTATCATCACCTGTATACTAGAATTCTTGCAACTTTGGCATACGCCACTATTAAATGAGATCCGCACTACTTTGATAGGTAAATTATTACTTGGTACTACCTTTGTCTGGTGGGATTTTCCTCATTATTTATTAGGTTGTGTTTTAGGTTGGTTATGGCTGCGACAATTACAGAAAATAGGTTATGCAAAAAAAAGTCAAGGTTAA